The Nitrosopumilus cobalaminigenes genome contains a region encoding:
- a CDS encoding YkgJ family cysteine cluster protein, whose product MCSTCTESCCYSVDCPPLFPNDLKKLDKIGKNNGDYVQILKLNETQQLKQIKRKPNTNECVFFDKEKNGCGIYEHRPLDCEIYPFDIDVIDGVAWWVVYSCNPHSDWKWAESYLEKFECRSELIELLNCSDIYQTYLAMGFTDKSKPKITIRKVKLPTNLLNTHLNNKKIK is encoded by the coding sequence TTGTGCTCCACGTGTACAGAGTCCTGTTGCTATAGTGTTGACTGTCCTCCATTATTTCCAAATGATTTAAAAAAATTAGATAAGATTGGAAAGAATAATGGTGATTATGTCCAAATTCTAAAATTAAATGAAACTCAGCAATTAAAACAAATTAAAAGAAAACCAAATACAAATGAATGTGTTTTTTTTGATAAAGAAAAAAATGGTTGTGGCATTTATGAACATAGGCCTCTTGACTGTGAAATATACCCATTTGATATAGATGTAATTGATGGAGTGGCTTGGTGGGTGGTATATTCTTGTAATCCTCACTCTGATTGGAAATGGGCAGAATCATACTTGGAAAAATTTGAATGCCGATCAGAACTAATTGAATTGTTAAATTGTTCTGATATTTACCAAACATATCTTGCTATGGGATTTACTGATAAATCTAAACCAAAAATAACTATTCGTAAAGTAAAACTTCCGACTAACTTATTGAATACTCATTTAAATAATAAAAAAAT